In Thermococcus sp., the DNA window TTGACCGCGGCTTAAAAGGTTTTGGGTGGTGACAATGAAGGAAGTGGAGATAAGCAGGGCGATAGTTGAGGCCTACTTCAACGACCTCTTAGAGAACCTCTCTCTCGACGTTGCCATAGTCGGAGCGGGCCCCTCCGGAATGGTTGCCGGTTACTACCTGGCGAAGAACGGGGCAAAGGTTGCGATATTCGAGAAGAAGCTCTCTATAGGCGGCGGCATCTGGGGGGGAGCTATGGGATTCAACAGGATCGTCGTCCAGGAGGAAGCCAGGGAAATCCTCGACGAGTTCGGGATAAGTTACAGGCTCTTCAGGGACGGCCTCTACGTTGCCGATGCAGTAGAGACTGCAACAACTCTCGCGAGCAAGGCGGTGAAGGCCGGGGTAAAGTTCTTCAACATGGTGGGGGTTGAGGACCTGGTCGTCAAGGGCGACCGCGTCGCCGGGGTGGTTATCAACTGGACGCCGGTAATGATGACGGGTCTCCACGTCGACCCTCTCACCGTTGAGGCGAAATTCGTCGTGGATTCCACGGGCCACGGTGCCCAGATAAGCGGGCACCTCCTCAAGCGCGGGCTGATAGAGAGGATTCCCGGCGAGGGGCCTATGTGGGCTGAGAAGGGCGAGGAGCTGACTGTGAAGCACACAGGGGAGGTTTTCCCCGGCTTTTACGTGACCGGAATGGCAGCCAATGCCCTCGCTGG includes these proteins:
- a CDS encoding sulfide-dependent adenosine diphosphate thiazole synthase, which encodes MKEVEISRAIVEAYFNDLLENLSLDVAIVGAGPSGMVAGYYLAKNGAKVAIFEKKLSIGGGIWGGAMGFNRIVVQEEAREILDEFGISYRLFRDGLYVADAVETATTLASKAVKAGVKFFNMVGVEDLVVKGDRVAGVVINWTPVMMTGLHVDPLTVEAKFVVDSTGHGAQISGHLLKRGLIERIPGEGPMWAEKGEELTVKHTGEVFPGFYVTGMAANALAGAPRMGPIFGGMFMSGRKAALEILKRLG